One stretch of Nicotiana tabacum cultivar K326 chromosome 18, ASM71507v2, whole genome shotgun sequence DNA includes these proteins:
- the LOC107806554 gene encoding ALA-interacting subunit 3, translating into MNSNAVPSSSAGSADNTAARRNSKRPKYSRFTQQELPACKPILTPKWVISAFLLVGVVFIPIGVVSLFASRDVVEIIDRYDAECIPKNSTDDEVGYIQSSKSKTCKRTLTVPKNMKQPIYVYYQLDNFYQNHRRYVKSRSDQQLKNPSKMDDTGSCEPEDKSNGLPIVPCGLIAWSLFNDTYIFSRSNQQLPVNKKDIAWKSDKDHKFGKNVFPRNFQNGTLVGGGKLDYNKSLSEQEDLIVWMRTAALPTFRKLYGKIEVDLKEGEAINVILQNNYNTYSFNGKKKLVLSTTSWLGGKNDFLGIAYLTVGGLCIFLAMAFMIIYLVKPRQLGDPSYLSWNRNPGGH; encoded by the exons ATGAACTCAAACGCCGTTCCATCATCGAGTGCCGGATCTGCCGATAATACAGCAGCTAGAAGAAATTCCAAGCGACCTAAGT ATTCAAGGTTTACGCAGCAGGAACTTCCAGCATGTAAGCCAATCCTCACACCAAAATGG GTGATTTCTGCTTTTTTGCTTGTCGGTGTTGTTTTCATTCCAATTGGAGTGGTATCCCTGTTTGCTTCTCGAGAT GTTGTTGAGATCATTGATCGGTATGATGCTGAGTGCATACCAAAAAATTCAACTGATGATGAAGTTGGCTACATACAAAGTTCTAAAAGTAAAACATGTAAAAGAACTCTAACA GTACCAAAAAATATGAAGCAGCCGATTTATGTGTATTATCAGCTTGACAACTTCTATCAGAATCATCGCAG ATATGTGAAGAGTCGAAGTGACCAACAATTGAAGAACCCAAGTAAAATGGATGACACCGGTTCCTGTGAACCTGAAGACAAATCAAATGGGCTTCCAATTGTTCCTTGTGGCCTAATAGCTTGGAGTTTGTTTAATGATACTTACATCTTTTCTCGCAGCAATCAGCAATTGCCTGTAAACAAGAAAGATATTGCTTGGAAGAGCGATAAGGATCACAAGTTTGGGAAAAATGTCTTCCCAAGGAACTTCCAGAATGGGACTCTCGTTGGGGGTGGCAAGCTTGATTATAACAAATCA CTAAGCGAGCAGGAGGACCTAATTGTTTGGATGCGTACTGCTGCTCTTCCAACTTTTAGGAAGTTGTATGGGAAAATAGAGGTGGATCTGAAGGAGGGTGAAGCCATAAATGTGATATTGCAGAATAATTACAACACTTACAGTTTCAATGGCAAGAAGAAGCTCGTACTTTCTACGACTAGCTGGCTTGGTGGGAAGAATGATTTTCTTGGTATTGCTTATCTCACAGTAGGTGGATTGTGTATCTTTCTGGCTATGGCTTTCATGATTATATATCTAGTTAAGCCAAG GCAACTTGGAGATCCATCTTATTTGTCGTGGAACCGAAACCCAGGAGGTCACTAG
- the LOC107788632 gene encoding uncharacterized protein LOC107788632 isoform X1: MLLSGRLMLRSLSLASLPATPSLQEIASNHPTGVAKVVLKKGKTQLFKDGSPMVYSGAIDRVIGRPPPTTGDIVLVADGTEKPIGWGFYNSTSMFRVRLMQQEEETALDPSCALNAEKLLETRIAAAAELRKNLGLPSACTNAYRLVNSEGDRLSGLIVDIFGDLAVIASSAAWVQIYQHQIMDCLSRLNNIKQISWRPTVEILKAEGLDLSDLKKPDLIIPQTTVKVMENGISYWISLDGQKTGFYADQRENRCFLSTISEGRRVLDICCYTGGFALNAASGGALDVIGVDSSSPALELAKENVALNGLDSQRISFLREDATEFMKAAVSRNESWDIVILDPPKLAPRKKVLKSASGMYRNLNYLAMQLTKRGGLLMTCSCSGAMTQSGLFLRILQGAASMAGRKITVVRQAGAACDHPIDPAYPEGAYLTNILLRVL; this comes from the exons ATGCTTCTCAGTGGCCGCCTCATGCTCAGGTCTCTATCTCTTGCGTCATTACCGGCAACTCCTTCCCTTCAGGAAATTGCCTCTAACCATCCTACAG GTGTTGCAAAAGTAGTGCTTAAAAAGGGCAAGACACAACTATTTAAGGATGGAAGTCCAATGGTTTACAGTGGTGCTATTGATAGAGTGATTGGTAGACCACCACCCACCACTGGGGATATTGTCCTCGTTGCTGATGGCACTGAGAAACCAATTGGCTGGGGATTTTACAATTCTACTTCTATGTTCCGTGTCCGCCTCATGCAGCAAGAAGAGGAAACAGCATT AGACCCTTCTTGTGCGCTTAATGCGGAAAAGCTACTGGAAACAAGAATTGCAGCTGCTGCGGAGTTGCGTAAGAATCTAGGGCTTCCTTCTGCTTGCACAAATGCATATCGTCTTGTTAATAGCGAAGGGGACAG ACTATCAGGCCTTATTGTTGATATCTTTGGAGATTTAGCTGTAATAGCTTCATCAGCTGCTTGGGTGCAGATATACCAGCATCAGATAATGGATTGTTTGAGTAGATTAAATAATATCAAACAGATAAGCTGGAGGCCAACTGTTGAAATCTTGAAAGCAGAAGGCTTAGATCTTTCTGATTTGAAAAAACCAGATCTAATCATACCTCAAACTACGGTAAAG GTTATGGAGAATGGAATTTCATATTGGATATCCTTGGATGGGCAAAAGACAGGGTTTTATGCAGATCAACGTGAAAACCGTTGCTTCTTATCTACCATTTCAGAGGGTCGTAGAGTTCTTGACATATGTTGCTACACTGGAGGTTTTGCTCTAAATGCAGCATCTGGTGGTGCTTTGGATGTTATCG GTGTTGATTCATCTTCGCCTGCATTGGAACTTGCCAAAGAAAATGTTGCATTAAATGGCCTGGATTCCCAAAGGATATCTTTTCTGCGAGAAGATGCAACTGAGTTCATGAAGGCTGCTGTTTCTAGAAACGAATCGTGGGATATAGTTATATTGGATCCTCCTAAATTGGCGCCTCGGAAAAAG GTCTTAAAGAGTGCGTCTGGCATGTATAGGAATTTGAACTATTTGGCCATGCAGTTGACAAAAAGAGGTGGTCTCCTAATGACCTGCTCATGTTCTGGAGCTATGACCCAAAGTGGACTGTTCTTGCGCATTCTTCAG GGTGCTGCATCAATGGCTGGGAGGAAAATCACTGTTGTACGTCAGGCAGGAGCAGCATGTGATCATCCAATTGATCCTGCCTATCCAGAGGGAGCATATCTCACGAATATCTTGCTTAGAGTGTTGTAG
- the LOC107788632 gene encoding uncharacterized protein LOC107788632 isoform X2 has translation MLLSGRLMLRSLSLASLPATPSLQEIASNHPTGVAKVVLKKGKTQLFKDGSPMVYSGAIDRVIGRPPPTTGDIVLVADGTEKPIGWGFYNSTSMFRVRLMQQEEETALDPSCALNAEKLLETRIAAAAELRKNLGLPSACTNAYRLVNSEGDRLSGLIVDIFGDLAVIASSAAWVQIYQHQIMDCLSRLNNIKQISWRPTVEILKAEGLDLSDLKKPDLIIPQTTVKVMENGISYWISLDGQKTGFYADQRENRCFLSTISEGRRVLDICCYTGGFALNAASGGALDVIGVDSSSPALELAKENVALNGLDSQRISFLREDATEFMKAAVSRNESWDIVILDPPKLAPRKKVLKSASGMYRNLNYLAMQLTKRGGLLMTCSCSGAMTQSGLFLRILQRIYWKQPLYIHCRGCCINGWEENHCCTSGRSSM, from the exons ATGCTTCTCAGTGGCCGCCTCATGCTCAGGTCTCTATCTCTTGCGTCATTACCGGCAACTCCTTCCCTTCAGGAAATTGCCTCTAACCATCCTACAG GTGTTGCAAAAGTAGTGCTTAAAAAGGGCAAGACACAACTATTTAAGGATGGAAGTCCAATGGTTTACAGTGGTGCTATTGATAGAGTGATTGGTAGACCACCACCCACCACTGGGGATATTGTCCTCGTTGCTGATGGCACTGAGAAACCAATTGGCTGGGGATTTTACAATTCTACTTCTATGTTCCGTGTCCGCCTCATGCAGCAAGAAGAGGAAACAGCATT AGACCCTTCTTGTGCGCTTAATGCGGAAAAGCTACTGGAAACAAGAATTGCAGCTGCTGCGGAGTTGCGTAAGAATCTAGGGCTTCCTTCTGCTTGCACAAATGCATATCGTCTTGTTAATAGCGAAGGGGACAG ACTATCAGGCCTTATTGTTGATATCTTTGGAGATTTAGCTGTAATAGCTTCATCAGCTGCTTGGGTGCAGATATACCAGCATCAGATAATGGATTGTTTGAGTAGATTAAATAATATCAAACAGATAAGCTGGAGGCCAACTGTTGAAATCTTGAAAGCAGAAGGCTTAGATCTTTCTGATTTGAAAAAACCAGATCTAATCATACCTCAAACTACGGTAAAG GTTATGGAGAATGGAATTTCATATTGGATATCCTTGGATGGGCAAAAGACAGGGTTTTATGCAGATCAACGTGAAAACCGTTGCTTCTTATCTACCATTTCAGAGGGTCGTAGAGTTCTTGACATATGTTGCTACACTGGAGGTTTTGCTCTAAATGCAGCATCTGGTGGTGCTTTGGATGTTATCG GTGTTGATTCATCTTCGCCTGCATTGGAACTTGCCAAAGAAAATGTTGCATTAAATGGCCTGGATTCCCAAAGGATATCTTTTCTGCGAGAAGATGCAACTGAGTTCATGAAGGCTGCTGTTTCTAGAAACGAATCGTGGGATATAGTTATATTGGATCCTCCTAAATTGGCGCCTCGGAAAAAG GTCTTAAAGAGTGCGTCTGGCATGTATAGGAATTTGAACTATTTGGCCATGCAGTTGACAAAAAGAGGTGGTCTCCTAATGACCTGCTCATGTTCTGGAGCTATGACCCAAAGTGGACTGTTCTTGCGCATTCTTCAG AGGATCtactggaaacaacctctctacatTCACTgcaggg GGTGCTGCATCAATGGCTGGGAGGAAAATCACTGTTGTACGTCAGGCAGGAGCAGCATGTGA